The Geomonas agri genome contains the following window.
GTGCCAAGACAGTAATGATAAAACCCGGACCTGACCAGCGCATGGTTTACCTCCCTGTCGAGCTGTACGTTTGCGGTTGCATGTTATCACTGTACGGTGGTTGCACACCTTGTCAACGGGCTGGCTCAATGCACTATGGAGAAGCTAAGAGATCTGCCCTTGAATATGGCAAATAAGTAACATCCCAACCAACCGGTTTGACGCCGACAGCCCAAGAGTGCCGGGCTTGCAGGACAACCGGGCGCCCCGTGGGCAGACATGAATGCCAAAAAACGTTTCAATGAATTCTTGAAAACATCGATAGCAATGACTAAATAATCGAGACAGAGGAAGAAAATGACAATTCGATATCTGCTTTTATGTGTTTGCACCATAATTTTATTGTTTCCATGTTCAGGTGCTGCTTCTGAAAATTACGTTCACGAATGTGATAAGGTTTGCATCCAGGCAGCTGATTTATTTTGGGACGTATACACGTCATCCACATCAAAAAATAAATCTATAGACAGTGACTCTACTTTTTTATCTAAGTACAATGAAGTTCCAAGAAGTATAGGAATTAAAATAATAGATTTTGCTAAACATACTAATGCAAAATATGGCAATCAACTGGTTAATCACAAGGACCAACTCATAGATATAGCTAGAGATAATTGTTTGAAATCTTGTGAAGACGCAAAAGGTGAGTATGAAAGTGAATAATTATTCAAATTTAACCAGGAAATAGGATGCAAGCTGAGGTGGCAGTGGTAAGTTTCCTAAGTTGTCGGCAGTGACATAGCCCAACCGGTCAACTCCCAGGTCGTAGGCGAGGAACAGACCATGATAAATAGAAAGCACTCCCGTTACAGGGAAAGAGAACAAGGAAGAGATACCACCGATGCTGAGAGCCCTGTCGCAGTTTTATGAGGCCCTTAATTCAAGGGACATGGAACTGATGTCCCAGAACTGGCTGCAAGGTGACGAAGCAGCAATGGACAATCCACTCGGTGGGATCAAGAGAGGCTGGGAGGAGATAAGGTCTGTCTACGAGCGGCTCTTTGGGAGCGCTTCCGACTATTACTTCGAGTTTTACGACTACACCCTGCACGATGCAGGCGAATTGTTTTACGTTGTCGGCCGTGAACGCGGTACTTTCAAGACCGGGGATATCGTTCTTGAAATGCGGATTCGCACAAGCAGAATCTTTAGACTGATCAACGGACAATGGCGCCAGGTACACCACCACGGTTCCATCGAAGAACCGGAGTTACTGACCAGCTATCAGCAGGCTGTGCTTGGAAGAAGGGAGGCGGACCGTGAACACCATTGACGCCTTTCTTAGCCGATACCCCTTCATCCTTGGCGAGGGTGCCGTTATCGAGCGCCTGCGCCGCATGAAGGGATTGGAGCTTGATCCTTTCGTCGTGAACTCGGCTTTTATCTATGATGATGACAAGCGAAGGGCGCTGGAGGGGATCTGCCGGGAGTACCTGGACATCGGCTGCCAAGCCGGGCTGCCTCTCCTCATGTCTACACCGACATGGCGGGCGAGCAGGGAGCGGATCGCCGCGGCCGGTCTCGATGGCACCGACCTCAACGGCGACAACGCGGCTTTTCTGGAAGGTCTGAGACAGAGCTACCAGGGATATGCCGACAAGATCCTCATCTGCGGGTTGATGAGTTGTAAAGGTGACGCGTACCACCCCGACGAGGCTCTCCCGGAAAACCAGGCCGCGGAATATCATGCGTGGCAGGCGGAAAAACTTGCGGCGACGAAGGTGGACTTTCTCCTGGCGGCCACGCTGCCGGCTCTGAGTGAAGCCACCGGCCTTGCCTTGGCGCTGGCGCAGACGGGAAAACCTTACATCGTGAGTTTCGTGGTCCGACCGACCGGCACCCTCCTCGATGGCACGCCGCTAAAGGAAGCCATCGCGGCAATCGACGCCGTAGCCAATCCCAAACCGCTCGCGTTCATGATCAATTGCACCCATGTCACCTTTGCCAGATCTGCGCTACTGCATGAGACCAATTCGTCTGCAGAAGTGCGCCAGCGAGTCATCGGTCTTCTGGCCAATACGGCGGCTCTCAGCCCGGAAGACTTGGACAACAGCTCTGCTCTCGTGGAGGAGGAACCGGATGCATTTGGAATATCCGTGGCCGCCATGGGCACGGAGCTCGGACTGAAGATCCTTGGCGGGTGCTGCGGAACGGATGGCCGCCATCAGTCTGCACTGGCCACACGACTGCGATCTGCCACGCCTTCCTCCTGATTTCGGCAGTGACCAGGGGGGGTGGACATTGATACCTACGTGATTTACCTCTTTCAGGATTTATTCAAGGCTTTTTTGAAGCACCACCAACCAACAAAAACTACGGCAACGAACCAAAGGATGCCCGATACATCGTCGTACCATTGATAGGTGCCGCGCCACTGGCTGAGCTGGCGGTATTTCAGCCCCTGGGACATAATCACCAATGCCCAAATAGCGAACAAGGTACCGAGCACCGCGAATCCCAGCTGGTGAATAGCCGTTGTTGCAGAAAACCGTTGAGTTGATGCCTCGGAACCGTAAAAGAGCCCCTTTCTCTTCTTCCAATATATGCAATTGGGCCACAGCCACACTGGGGCGGCTACAATGATGCCATACACTGCTTTTGCCAACAGGTCACCTTCCAGCGATTTAACGACGGGTGACTGAGCAGATAAAATCGCCTTTATGTACACATAGGCGATCATTATCCAGTTAAGTTGCCAT
Protein-coding sequences here:
- a CDS encoding homocysteine S-methyltransferase family protein; this encodes MNTIDAFLSRYPFILGEGAVIERLRRMKGLELDPFVVNSAFIYDDDKRRALEGICREYLDIGCQAGLPLLMSTPTWRASRERIAAAGLDGTDLNGDNAAFLEGLRQSYQGYADKILICGLMSCKGDAYHPDEALPENQAAEYHAWQAEKLAATKVDFLLAATLPALSEATGLALALAQTGKPYIVSFVVRPTGTLLDGTPLKEAIAAIDAVANPKPLAFMINCTHVTFARSALLHETNSSAEVRQRVIGLLANTAALSPEDLDNSSALVEEEPDAFGISVAAMGTELGLKILGGCCGTDGRHQSALATRLRSATPSS
- a CDS encoding YybH family protein, which produces MLRALSQFYEALNSRDMELMSQNWLQGDEAAMDNPLGGIKRGWEEIRSVYERLFGSASDYYFEFYDYTLHDAGELFYVVGRERGTFKTGDIVLEMRIRTSRIFRLINGQWRQVHHHGSIEEPELLTSYQQAVLGRREADREHH